Proteins encoded within one genomic window of Panicum virgatum strain AP13 chromosome 1N, P.virgatum_v5, whole genome shotgun sequence:
- the LOC120653888 gene encoding WAT1-related protein At1g09380-like encodes MASSWSMEAVMLPASMVLVQAFTMGALLLSKLALNIGMEPFVLLAYRNLIGAIIVAPFAFYLDRSMVSKVSLKVLGWLSISALFGIVLAMGLHYYGLRATTPAYSVNFLNLIPVVTFLIAVLLRLEKLAARTWAGRMKMLGTAICVAGTMVTSLYRGRLLHPWPTHLLKHHAATAVPAHRNMALGTVYLCGSCLAYALWFIVQVRVAREFPCKYLSTMLACVSGTAQALLIGAAASRGRAASWRLGWDLQLAAVVYSGVFNTGATFCLISWAISRRGPIYPSMFNSLSLVATTVLDSLLLGTDVSVGSLLGALLIVVGLYAFLWGKGREMRQQNKQKPPAAAVEVISSSAAAAAAAANNNGDERV; translated from the exons ATGGCTTCGTCGTGGTCCATGGAGGCGGTGATGCTGCCGGCGAGCATGGTCCTGGTGCAGGCCTTCACCatgggcgccctcctcctctccaAGCTCGCGCTCAACATTGGCATGGAGCCCTTCGTCCTCCTCGCCTACCGCAACCTCATCGGCGCCATCATCGTCGCCCCCTTCGCCTTCTACTTGGACAG GTCGATGGTGAGTAAGGTGAGCCTCAAGGTGTTGGGCTGGCTGTCCATCAGCGCGCTGTTCGGGATCGTCCTGGCCATGGGGCTCCACTACTACGGCCTCCGCGCCACGACCCCCGCCTACTCCGTCAACTTCCTCAACCTCATCCCCGTCGTCACCTTCCTCATCGCCGTGCTGCTCCGCCTCGAGAAGCTGGCGGCGCGGACGTGGGCGGGGCGGATGAAGATGCTGGGCACGGCCATCTGCGTCGCCGGCACCATGGTGACGAGCCTCTACAGGGGCCGGCTGCTGCATCCGTGGCCGACGCACCTGCTCAAGcaccacgccgccaccgccgtcccgGCGCACCGCAACATGGCCCTGGGCACCGTCTACCTCTGCGGCAGCTGCCTGGCCTACGCGCTCTGGTTCATCGTCCAGGTCCGGGTGGCCAGGGAGTTCCCCTGCAAGTACCTCTCCACCATGCTCGCCTGCGTCTCCGGCACCGCGCAGGCGCTGCTCATCGGCGCCGCTGCCAGCCGCGGCAGGGCGGCGTCGTGGCGCCTGGGCTGGGACctgcagctcgccgccgtcgtctacTCGGGGGTGTTCAACACgggcgccaccttctgcctcatctCTTGGGCCATCTCGCGGCGAGGGCCCATCTACCCCTCCATGTTCAACTCGCTGTCCCTCGTGGCCACCACCGTGCTCGACTCGCTGCTGCTCGGCACCGACGTCTCCGTCGGCAGCCTGCTGGGGGCCCTGCTCATCGTCGTCGGCCTCTACGCCTTCCTCTGGGGAAAGGGCAGGGAGATGCGCCAGCAGAACAAGCAGAAACCGCCGGCGGCAGCCGTGGAGGTCATCAGCAgtagtgctgctgctgctgctgctgctgctaataACAACGGCGACGAACGCGTCTAG